In Bacteroidales bacterium, the genomic window GATCACTTCTTAAAAAATTTGATCCGGCTACTAAAAAATCTGTACCCGGAAAATAAAATCAAAACGACCTTTATTAGACCTGCATTTATTCAGTATCGTTGCTTATACGCATTATATTAGGTGTTAGTTACCCTGAACATAAGAAATATCGCGGCATTCTGCAATCTCTATTTGACGAAATAAGAATGTAAAACCTCCAGGGATCGTATCTCTGCCATACCACTCACATGAAATTTGTAAAAGCGCAGCAGATTATCCAGGATTTGCTTTCTCTGGGCACCATTAAAAGTTCTCTCTTTAAGCGCTTGTAAATCAGATTGCATATAATGGCTCCAAAGCTTACTGTCCTCCTGGTTCAGGAAGAGCTCGGGGTTTCCAAAATGAGCTTTAAACTGCCCGCTGTCCAGGTTGAAAAAAATCCGCTCCTCCCCAAAATTATTTTGAGGATAAAAACCAAGGTGCCTCGACAGTTGAAACATAAACAAAATATGAAAATCGGGGGCAGCCTCTTCCAGGGCATCCAGGTACTGGATGGTAGAGATCAGAAAGTTGGCCAGAATGGGGTTGGATTCCTGTTCCTTCACCACCCTGTAAAGGACCTCAGCCATAAAGATCGCCTGCGTACTCTTGGTGATATCAAAGGGAATGGAATTGAGGGGAATAGCCCTGTTAACCTCCTTGACCAGCTGGAGCTCCCTGCTGTCTTTATGGTAGACTTCAAAATCCAGGATAAAGAGAGGCTGAAACAGATTGGATCGGTTCTGTCTTCTTGATTTTCTTACTCCCTTCGCCATGAAAGTCTGCCTGCCCCAAAGCTCGGTATAGCAATGAACCACAAGGCTGGATTCGCCGTACCTCGTGGTGTGCAGAACAATGCCCCTGGTTTTCCGGATCATATCATCAGAGGCTTGCACTAATGAATGAAAAGAAGCTTGGTCACATGAGACTGTGTTCCGTCCCCGCTGGAGAGATAGATCATATAGACGCCCGTCGCAACGCGTTCCCCTCTTAAATTTTTCCCATCCCAAATAGCCTGACCACCCAGCGACTCGGTTTCAAACACCAGGTTGCCACTCATATCGGTAATCTTCACGGTGCTTCTTTCCATCAATCCCTTTATAGCCACATTCCCGTCGAAGTTTTCCCTTACCGGATTGGGATATACGACCACATGATTAAAAGCCGGACTCCCCTGAAGAGCTTCTCCCTTGTAGGAGATAATTCCCTTGTCCGTGCCAAAAAAGACTTCACCGGATATTCCATCCACACAGATATCCGTGAGTGTATTGGAAAGCAGGGGACTGTTACTGGTATTGAAATGATTAATCTCACTAAACCCATCCTCAGAAACCAGATAGGCCCCTCCGCCGGAGGTCCCCAGCCATTTTCTGTTGGCCCCATCCACCTCTATACTGGTGATAACCTGGGTACCCAGTAAAGGATCGGCAAAGCCGCTCCCGTCATTTCTGGGAATAAGAATCTCCTGCGCATAAATGCTGCCATCTGAAAACAGTCTGTATGGGCTGTACATGACCAGGACTCCCTGGTTGGTACCCAGCCAGAGATTTCCATGGTGATCTTCAGCAAAGGAGTACACATCATTGGTGATGACTTTACCAAATTTATCTACCACGCTCACCTTCTTGTAAATATCATCGGAAATATCTTCGATGGTCCGGTTATCATCCATGGCAAAGAGGCCGTTCCCCCTGGGTACAATGACCCACTTCTGACCGGAACTGCTCACCAGGATGTCGCCCAGCGCGTTAAACGAAGTGATAAGATTATCCACCCGAAAGCTTTTCCAGGTTCCGTCTGCCTTCCTTACCGAGATCGGTTCAGCCACATTGGAATTGGTCATCCAGAGATTCCCATCAGGATCCAGTGCCACACCGCCTATCCGGACATAGGGCCCAGGAATGATGGTCTGCAGGGAGCTGTTGCTTTCATTGTACCTGGTAATCTCATCGCCCCTGTACTCCAGTATGCCCATACCCCAGGAAGCGGTATATACATGATATGGATCATCCGGGTCTATGGCCAGTTTGATCAGATCCCTGTCTTCCCAGCTGTGTTTCCAGCTCCACTCATCATCCGCAAGGGTTTCCAGCGTAGCTGTATTCCATAAGTTATTCCATGATCCGGAAATTCCGCCAACAACAGCATGCAAAACGCCTTCAGCGGATTCCATATCAAATACAGAAGTGGAATACGGTCCGTCCGGGGTGATGGTCCAGGTTCCCCCTCCCTGGTTGGTCATCAGTCCCCAGCCGTTATCGGCCAGCCAGAGATCTCCCCGCGTATCCAGAACTGCAGAGCGGGGTTTTGGACTGAACATCTGCTGAACAACCAGGAAATCCGTATTAATCAGATGAACAGCGGTATCATCGACCAGGGACAGAAAATTGCCCTGATTCAATATCTCATGACATATATTCCCCGTAAAATAGGGATATGGAATCCAGGCCATTCCGCTGCTGTAATAGACCTGGTCCTGTTCACCGGCCGGATCATCGGATGAGGCAAACACGTGATTCTCAAAACAGGCTACAGATCCAAATGCTCCGCCCGACCCAGGGATATCTGTTAGCAATTCCCAGGCATTGTAATCCACAAGGAAGGGGTCGGACAGCAAGGCTCTTCTGATCCCCTGGTCGGTGGCCGCATAAAGATAGCTTCCATCGGAGCTAAGCTGGTTCACCTTAAGCGTTTGACCATTATCCCCGATCAGATAGGTCTCACTGATTTCATCTCTCTCCAGGTTTATTACAACAATACCAAATCCGGTGGACAGATAAGCCCTGGTTCCGATGTAGTAAATATCATAAATGCTTTTATCACCTGTAATCTGCTTTTTCATAATATCCGGCAGATTCACTATGGTGTTGTTCCTGATGATATCCAGGTTTGAGTTCTCATAAGCCAGGATCAGGGTTTCGAGTTCTTCGCTCCAGCGCATTGCAGAAACTCCATTATCGGATAATCCATCGATCTTGGAGATTTTCTCCACCAGGTGATCCTCCAGGTTATAGTAAAAAAGCCCGCCCGTTGTGGAACAATATACCCTGTCGTCGGTGGCCTCCACCAGAGTACAGTACTGATAAGGAAGATGTGTCCTCCACTGTCCCATGGTAATCTGACCCGATAAAGGAAGAGATACCCCGGTAATAAACCCAAATACTAATAGAAATAGCCTGTCCCGCATCCCAAATGGTTTCTATATATACGCAAATAGCAGAGACATATTACATCGCCTTCAGAAAATCTACCAGTCCCTGCACAGCCCTGGCCCGGTGGCTGATCCGGTTCTTCATGGAAAGATTCATCTCTGCAAATGTGGACTCGTGTCCTTCCGGAATAAAAACGGGATCATAGCCAAATCCTTCGGTCCCGGAAGCTTTCCTGGAGATAGATCCCTCTACCACCCCATTAAACTGATACTCTTTACCATGCATAATCAGTGAAATTACCGTCCGGAAACGGGCCGACCGCTTGCTGCTTCCTTCCATTTGCAGCAGTAATTTCCGGATATTACCTGCAGAAGGTTCCATTTCGGGAAAGGTGAGCTGACCAATCCTTGAATACCTGGCTGAATAAACCCCCGGAGCCCCTTTCAAAAAATCCACTTCCAGACCAGTATCGTCTGCAAAGCAATTCCGTCCGGTTTTATTAAAAACATACCAGGCTTTCTGAGAAGCGTTTTCTTCCAGTGTTTCATGATCCTCGGGGATCTCCTCCTCAATCCGGAGATCTTTCAATCCCAGTATTCGATAGCTGTCCCCCAACAGGGAGCTTATCTCCATAAGTTTATGAAGATTATTGGTAGCAAATACGATTTCCATAACCAAAAAAAAAGCCGCAATTAGTTGCGGCCTTGAATTTACATATTTTGATTCTCTTACGCGCCTCCGGCGGCTCTGAATCCACCGGCAATTTTTGCAGGTCTGGGATTCATGCACATAACTGGCAGGTTTTCCGGATTGGCCAGGATATACTGTTCGGGAGCTCCCAACATATAGTCTACCCAGCGTATGTCGCGCGTAGCCATAATTAAAATCAGGTCTGCGTTATGTTCCCTGGCAAAATGGACAATCTCCTTTTTGAATTTTTCCTTGCCCGAAGCGGTAACAATCTCATATGCCACATCGTGTCCTTTGAGAAAGGTTTCCACGTACTTGATATTGGAGAGTATTTTTCTTTTAAACCCTTTATCCCTGGCACTCGACTTCAGAATAATGAATTTCGATCCGAAATTCCTTGCCAGATAATAAATCCAGTTTGCCTTCTCCTTGTTTTCACGTTTGAAATCAATGGGAAGCAGAATGGTGTCAAATTTCTCCTTTACCGGCTTATCCTGAATCACCAGGAAGGGGATCCGGGAGGAAACCACTACCTTCAGCGCCCTGCTGCCAAAAAGTTTCTGAGCACCCTTCATCCCATGGGTTCCCATGATTATCATTTCAGTCTTTAACTCCTTTGCGGTCTCTCCGATGGCATGGAAAATGGATCCTCCCACCACTTTAACATGAGGCTTTTTACCATACTCTTTCCCGAGTTTTTCCGCGGAGGCTTCCAGTTCGCTGCTTTTACCAGCTATATGATGTTCTTCATGTGCGACGTGCAAAAGAAGAATCTCTCTGTTCAGAGCCTTTGAAACATTTACAGCATGCTTAAAAGCGTTCTCAGCCACCGGGGAGAAATCCCATGGTACGATAATAGGCCTTTCTAACTTTTCCATTAAGATCCTATTGTTTGGTTATCAATTAAGGGTAAATATATATTTTTACTTTTGATAATATCTTACGCAGGAAGCTCAAGCTAAGTTACACAAGTTATGAATTTATTCTTCAAGTCATATAGGATTTACTTGATTATTTTTCTCCTGAACGCTTGTGTAACCTGCATTAACTTTACATTCGCGCAACAGGGTAAGCTCCGGTTGACCCCCTGGATACAGGAGATCAATCTCCCTGCTCCATACAACGAGATTCCCAATGAGACTTTCTACCGTGACCACGGGGGAACCCTGTTTATCGGGAAAAGCAGCGGGTTAAACATTATTGACGGAAGAGAGTTCACTTATTTTCATATGGATGGACCGGTGTATGTGTGCGGAGACGACTCTGATACCTTGTATTACGTCTCCCAGAATGACCTGGGCTTCATTCTCCGAGAAGAGGGACACACCTTCCGTGCCATTTCTCGCAAACATATGCTGCCAACTTCCCATCGGAATTTTACTCCATCAGGAATTCAAAATATAGCCGGGGAAACATACATCTTTTCTGATATCGGGCGTTTTCTTTTTTCCAGATCAGAGATTAAATATCTGGGGCTCCACGGCGACCGGATAGAGGAAACCCCCGGAAACAAAGTTCAGAATCAGGAATTCATTAAAATGATCGGGGATAAAATCGGGATACCTTCTGAAGGAATCAGGCAAATCTTTATCTGGAACAATTCCGAAATCTGGATCCTGGGAGCCTATACGCTGCACCAAATCCATGATCCTTCACCGCTCAACCTTCTTGAAATCTCTGATTTTAATGCAGGACGAATTCTGAAATCACATATTTTCAATGGCCGGATTCTACTGGGCACTTCCCGGGGAATTTTCTCTGTTTCAGAAGATAGTGCTCTAACAGGTTCCTGGACAATCAGGAAGCTGCTTCCCGGATCCAGCCCCTCTGTACATTTGTTCTCAACCATCAGGGATCGGGCCTTTGCGGCAGGTTCCGATGGACTGTATCATATCTCCGGAATGGAGGCCACATTAATCGACCCGGGATCCTTTACAGGAATCCAGGCAGTCAAAGAAGAAAGTGTAATAGCATCAGGAAAACAGGGGACTGTCAGGTACACCCTGGACCAGGGAGTGTGGAAATCCACCCCCCTGGATCCCTCCCTTAAAAATTCACACTCCTTTATTGAGTATAAGGATATTCCTTTCTTTATTTGTAACAATAGTGTGTTCAGGATCAATGCCAGGGCAGACCGGATAGTTCCAGTTTCCTTTCATTCTGAAGATCTGCTCTATAAGCTTGTGCAGGTGGAGGAGGCACTGTTTCTGGTGAGCAGTCAACAGGTATATAGCTATGACAGTAATGAAGAGACTTTTCAACCCCTGCCGGCGAATCACAGATCCAGACTACTGGCAGAATCCGATATGATCCTGCCGGCTACCGGAGGTAATTTCTGGATCCTTCAAAATAATGCTGATTATCTCTCTCCGGTATTATATACAGGGGATCTGGATGCGCCGGTAAGCAGCTTTGCTGCTTTCCCCGTCATGCAACTCCTGGGAGAAGTCATGGATATGGCTTACGAAGACAGCGTTCTGTTTCTGACCGGAAAGGACAAAATCTCGCTCTTTGATCTGCACAGCCTGGGAAGCATGTCCGCAGAGATATCAATAAGCCTTTTGGAATCGGAAGATCTGGTAAACGGCGAACGGTTTCACTTCTCTGGTCTTGAGCTGCAGCATTTGCCAGAAGCTCTTTTCAGATACCGGGTTGTTCCGGGAAACACAAGCTGGTCCAGGTGGAGTTCCAGCAGGGACTATACAGTATCGGATATAAAGCATGGCAGATATTCCATGGAAGTTCAGGCCATGGATCTCTACGGGAGAATAAGCGATACCGCAAAAAGTGCTTTTAATATTGCTCCCCCTTTTTACGCAAGCTGGTATGCTTATACTGCATATGGAATCTTCGTTCTCATTCTGCTGTTCCTTTTTCAAAAATGGCGCCTGCTGAGCTACCGGAGAGCTGAGTCGAGGATTTCGGAACGAATGGAGGCCAAGATACAGAATCTGGCCGCCGAGAAGGAGATATCGGACAAACTGGTGGCGGAAATTCTTACAAAGGACACAGCAGATCAAATCAAAAACCAGGGAAAGGCAAAATGGAGGAAATACGAAAGAGCTACTGTTTTATTCTCTGATATCCAGGGCTTCACAAAAATAGCTGAAGAAATGAATCCGGAGAAACTGATCGATGAACTGGATACTTTCTTTTTTCACTTCGACTCGGTGGTGGAAAAATACAATATTGAGAAGATCAAAACTATTGGGGATGCCTATATGGCTGCCGGGGGGATTCCGAAAAAGAACAGTACTAACCCGGTGGAGGTTGTGCTGGCAGCTTTGGAGATGCAAACTTATATGCAACAACTTAAAAGCACCAGGGCCAAGATCTGGGATCTGAGAATCGGGATTCATACCGGACCGGTTATCGCGGGAGTAGTTGGCCATAAAAAGCTTTCTTACGATATATGGGGCGATACGGTGAATACCGCTTCGCGGATGGAATCATCGGGGACTCCCGGAAAAATAAATATCTCCGGTATGACTTACAGTATGGTAAAAGACTTTTTCATTTGTGAATACAGGGGAAAGTTACCTGTTAAATACAAAGGGAATATCGATATGTACTATGTGAGCGGACTTCGCCCGGAATTATCGGTCGACCTGAAGGGTATTCCCAACAAGCGCTTTTTTACCAAACTTCAATTACTCAGGCTGGGTGACCTGGAGGAGATGGTATTCGATGATATCTTAAAGCGTTTACCTGAAACGCTTCATTTTCACAGCCTGGAATACGCCAGAAGGGTATATAATCAATCCTTCCTGCTCTGCCGCTCAGAAGAGATTGAACAGGAGGACCGGCTTTTAGTAAGGACCGCAGCCTTAATGCTCTTAACCGGGCTCACCCAGGACTATCTGAACTTCGAAAATCGTTCTTCGGTTATCAGCAGGGAGATCCTCCCTGATTTTTCCTACTCGGAAGGTCAGATCGACCAGATATGCAATCTGATACTGGCCACCAAAAGGCCTTTTAAGCCCAATAACCGGCTGGAAAAAATCCTGATTGATGCCAAAATGGAATATCTCGGCCGTCCCGATTATTCCGATCAGATAAAACTCCTGTACCAGGAATTGAGGAAGACCGGATCAAAAATAAATGGGCAGCAGTTTAAGAAACAGCAACTGGAGCTCTTATTTGAATTTCAGTTTTATACAGTGGCGGCTAAAAGAATGCGAGAGGTATCCGGCAATGAACAAATGTCCATCCTGGAGCAGGAAAGATGGATATAAAACATCCTTTTATAACATCCTTTCATTATTGTTGCAGCGGCTTTGTTTGATTACTTTTGATCTCTTACTATAACCTCTAACAGATTATCATGGAACTTGACTGGAAAAACCTGGGCTTCGGCATCATGAAGACTGATTATAATGTGCGCTGTCTTTACAAAGACGGAAAATGGGGCAAATTGGAAGTATCCCCGGATCCGTATCTTCCCATTCATATCGGGGCCACCTGCCTGCATTACGGCCAGGAATCATTCGAAGGCCTGAAAGCATTTGCCGGCAAGGACGGACACATCAGGCTGTTCAGACATGAGGAAAATGCAAAGCGAATGATCCGTTCAGCCAAAGGAATTCTTCTGGCTGAGGTTCCCGTTGAGCTATTTATGGAGGCCGTGGAGAAAGTGGTTCTGCTGAATAAGCGCTTTGTCCCCCCTTATGGCACGGGGGCATCCCTTTATATCCGTCCCCTGCTGATCGGAACGGGTCCGGAAGTCGGTGTAAAACCTGCCACAGAATACACCTTCCTTATATTTGTTATGCCGGTGGGGCCCTATTTCAAAGCTGGATTTAAACCGGTAAATGTCATGATTTGCCGGGATCATGACAGAGCCGCTCCTCTGGGGACAGGCCACCTGAAAGTCGGAGGCAACTATGCGGCCAGTATGGCATCTATTGCACGGGCTCATCAGGAGGGTTATGCCACGGCTCTGTATCTGGATGCCAAAGAGAAAAAGTACATCGACGAGTGCGGTCCTGCCAATTTCTTCGGGATCAAAGACAACACCTTTATCACCCCAAAATCACACTCTATTCTGCCATCCATAACCAACAAAAGCCTTCAGACCCTGGCCGGGCAGATGGGTATGAAAGTGGAAGTTCGTCCGGTCCCTGTGGAAGAACTCAGCACTTTTGAGGAAGTCGGAGCCTGTGGTACTGCTGCGGTAATTTCGCCCATTGGGAAAGTGGCCGATGTTGAAGAGGGGATCACCTATTCTTTCGGGGACGGGATCACACCGGGTCCGGTCTCTACGAAGCTTTACGAAACCCTTCTCGGAATCCAGAACGGTGATCTGGAGGATTCCTTCGGGTGGACCAAAATCCTGGATTAAATTCCTATCTTTGCGACAGCCATTTTTTGAGGCATGTCAAAGAAGGAAAACAGGACATATTCCCGGAGAATACGAAGCTCCTATATTACCTCGATCATTAGTATCTCGCTGGTTTTATTGCTGCTCGGGATGGTAGGGCTATTGCTGATCAACGGACGCAATATCCGGAAACAGGTGATGGAGAGCATTGGTTTCAATGTAATACTCAAAGAAAATGTCAAGGAAGCAGACATCTACCAGCTTCAGAAAATACTGGATTCCAGGGAGTTTATTCTGTCAACGGAGTATATCACCAAAGAGGAGGCCGCCTTGGAAACCGAACAGATGCTGGGGGAAGATTTTATCCGCTTTTTAGGCTACAACCCTCTTCCACCTTCCATCAGGGTCAGATTGCATCAGCCCTGGGCCAACCCCGATTCGGTCATGATTATTGAGCAGGATCTGATGAATTACGACTCCATAGAGGAGGTGTATTATAAAAAATCACTGTTATATGCAGTGAATGAAAATATCCGGCAGATCACGGTGATCATCCTGGGTTTTTCCATTCTGCTTGCATTGATCTCTGTCACCCTGATAAACAATACCATCAGGTTATCGATTTATTCCAAGCGATTTATCATTAATACCATGCAACTGGTAGGAGCCAACAGAAGTTTTATCCGCAGGCCCTTCCTGTTCACCAGCGCAGCCAGCGGATTCACGGGAAGTATGGTAGCGCTTGCATTGTTGTTCGCTTTGATTTACCTGCTTCAGGAAGAATTTGAAGGGGTAATATCCCTTAAAGATTATGACATGCTGTCCATTCTGGCTCTGGGAGTGATCCTCACAGGTATCGTCCTCAACTGGGTATCGACCTTTTTTGCCGTGAATAAATATCTGAATATAAAAACCGATAAGCTTTACTAATTGAATCCATATGAGTAAGAAAAGTACGGACAAAGAGAGTTTTGCTCTGGCTAAGGAGAATTACATTCTGTTGATTATTGGATTTGCTGTCATCATTCTGGGATTCATACTGATGATTGGCGGAAAATCAGAAGATCCTGCCGTTTTCAATGAAGAAGAGATTTTTAGTTTTCGCAGGATTACTCTGGCACCTATTATCGTACTGGCAGGCTTTATCTTTGAGATTTGGGCCATTATGAAAAAGCCCAAAGCAGATAACAAATGACCTGGCTTGAAGCATTGATCCTTGGTCTGATCCAGGGACTTACTGAATTTCTTCCTGTAAGCAGCAGCGGACACCTGGAAATCGGAAAAGTCCTGTTAAACGTGGAGATAAAAGAGAGTCTCTCCTTTACAGTACTGGTCCATTTTGCCACCGTATTAAGTACCATTACTGTTTTTTATAAGGATATTTTAAAACTCCTTGGCGGACTTTTTCAATTCAAATGGAACGAGGAGACCCGCTACGTTAGCAAAATACTCTTATCGATGGTCCCCGTGCTGTTTGTAGGGATTTTCTTCCGGGAACAGCTCGAAGCACTTTTTTCCGGAAATCTTGCGCTGGTGGGCAGTGCCCTGCTGGTAATTGCGCTCCTGCTGTTCTCCACCCAACTGGTAAAACCAGGGACAAAGAAGATTCCCTTCCTGGATGCACTCCTGATGGGAATTGCCCAGGCCATTGCAACCATTCCGGGTATTTCCCGTTCTGGCGCTACCATTTCCGCCGGGCTCTTACTAAAGAACGGACGCAGTGAGGTGGCACAATTCTCCTTCCTGATGGTATTATTTCCCATCATCGGGGCCGCCCTCCTGGATATTCTTTCGATTTCTTCTTCAGGCTCAGAGAGCACCATAGCCACGGGATCTCTGATCATCGGTTTTCTGGCTGCCTACCTGTCGGGTTACCTGGCATGCAGATGGATGATCAATCTTGTAAAGAAAGGGAATCTCTACTGGTTTGCCATCTATTGTGCGATTGTTGGAGTGGTTTCAATTATCTTTGCCTGATTCTATGGAGCTTACCAGTCCCGAAACATACCTGGACGGAACAGTCCTCTATATAGACAAGCCCCTGAACTGGACCTCATTTGATGTGGTCAACAAGATCCGCAAGTCCCTCCGGCACTACCTGGGGATTCAGAAAATCAAGGTGGGACATGCAGGCACCCTGGATCCACTGGCAAGCGGACTGGTAATTATCTGTACAGGGAAAGCCACTAAACAGATCATGCAGTTCCAGGATATGGATAAAGCTTACACCGCGTATATCCGCCTGGGAGCAACCACACCCTCTTTCGACCTGGAAACCGGGGTGGATCACAGCTATCCCTGGGAGCATATCACTTCCGGTCATATTAAGCAGGCTCTGTCAGAATTATCGGGCGACCAGGAGCAGATGCCTCCCCTCTTTTCAGCCAAAAGCGTAGACGGGAAACGGGCCTACAGCATGGCCAGGAAAGGAAAACAGGTGGAACTAAAACCCCAGCAGATACATATCGCCCGACTGGAGACGCTGTCCGAAAAACTGCCTGAACTTATTCTCCATGTGGAATGCAGCAAAGGAACCTATATCAGGTCTCTGGCCAGAGATCTGGGCATAAAGCTCCAATCCGGGGCACACTTAACCGGTCTCCGGCGCACCAGAATAGGGCCTCACCATATCGATCAAGCAATTTCCCTGGACAACTTTATTGAAAATCTTAAACTTTTGTAACTTTTTTGCGTTTCTTACGTATAACGAGGCTCGCACAAATCAATAATCACAATCAACATATGAAGCTATCCCAATACAAATTCAATTTACCTGCCGAACTGGTTGCCAAATTTCCTGCCAAGAACCGCGATGAATCCAGATTGATGGTCCTGCACCGCGACACAGAAACCATTGAACATAAAGCCTTCAAAGATATTATAGAATATTTCGACGACGGGGACGTGATGGTATTCAATGACACCAAAGTTTTTCCAGCCCGTTTATATGGAAATAAAGAGAAAACCGGGGCAGAGATTGAGGTCTTTTTGCTGAGGGAACTTAACAGGGAACAGCGTTTGTGGGATGTACTCGTAGATCCGGCAAGAAAAATCCGGATCGGGAACAAACTGTATTTTGGAGAAGATGATGTGCTGGTTGCCGAAGTGATTGATAATACTACTTCCAGGGGACGGACTCTGCGCTTTCTTTACGATGGCGATTATGATGAATTTAAAAAGACTCTTTTTGAGCTGGGCGAAACACCCCTCCCAAAATTCATTGAAAGAAAGGTGGAACCGGAAGACAAAGAACGCTATCAAACTGTTTATGCCAAACATGAAGGTGCCGTAGCGGCCCCCACAGCCGGAATGCACTTCAGCCGGGAATTGCTTAAGAAAATGGAAATCAAAGGC contains:
- the queA gene encoding tRNA preQ1(34) S-adenosylmethionine ribosyltransferase-isomerase QueA, which encodes MKLSQYKFNLPAELVAKFPAKNRDESRLMVLHRDTETIEHKAFKDIIEYFDDGDVMVFNDTKVFPARLYGNKEKTGAEIEVFLLRELNREQRLWDVLVDPARKIRIGNKLYFGEDDVLVAEVIDNTTSRGRTLRFLYDGDYDEFKKTLFELGETPLPKFIERKVEPEDKERYQTVYAKHEGAVAAPTAGMHFSRELLKKMEIKGIDFAYITLHVGLGNFRSVDVEDLTKHKMDSERIHITEDSVKLVNAAKEMRKNVCAIGTTVMRTLESSVSTDGFLKEYDGWTNKFIFPPYEFSVPNRMVSNFHLPYSTLLMMVSAFAGYHLLMNAYEVAIKEKYKFGTYGDAMLIL
- a CDS encoding permease-like cell division protein FtsX, translated to MSKKENRTYSRRIRSSYITSIISISLVLLLLGMVGLLLINGRNIRKQVMESIGFNVILKENVKEADIYQLQKILDSREFILSTEYITKEEAALETEQMLGEDFIRFLGYNPLPPSIRVRLHQPWANPDSVMIIEQDLMNYDSIEEVYYKKSLLYAVNENIRQITVIILGFSILLALISVTLINNTIRLSIYSKRFIINTMQLVGANRSFIRRPFLFTSAASGFTGSMVALALLFALIYLLQEEFEGVISLKDYDMLSILALGVILTGIVLNWVSTFFAVNKYLNIKTDKLY
- a CDS encoding DUF3098 domain-containing protein, which encodes MSKKSTDKESFALAKENYILLIIGFAVIILGFILMIGGKSEDPAVFNEEEIFSFRRITLAPIIVLAGFIFEIWAIMKKPKADNK
- the truB gene encoding tRNA pseudouridine(55) synthase TruB → MELTSPETYLDGTVLYIDKPLNWTSFDVVNKIRKSLRHYLGIQKIKVGHAGTLDPLASGLVIICTGKATKQIMQFQDMDKAYTAYIRLGATTPSFDLETGVDHSYPWEHITSGHIKQALSELSGDQEQMPPLFSAKSVDGKRAYSMARKGKQVELKPQQIHIARLETLSEKLPELILHVECSKGTYIRSLARDLGIKLQSGAHLTGLRRTRIGPHHIDQAISLDNFIENLKLL
- a CDS encoding undecaprenyl-diphosphate phosphatase; the encoded protein is MTWLEALILGLIQGLTEFLPVSSSGHLEIGKVLLNVEIKESLSFTVLVHFATVLSTITVFYKDILKLLGGLFQFKWNEETRYVSKILLSMVPVLFVGIFFREQLEALFSGNLALVGSALLVIALLLFSTQLVKPGTKKIPFLDALLMGIAQAIATIPGISRSGATISAGLLLKNGRSEVAQFSFLMVLFPIIGAALLDILSISSSGSESTIATGSLIIGFLAAYLSGYLACRWMINLVKKGNLYWFAIYCAIVGVVSIIFA